The Candidatus Aminicenantes bacterium genome segment CGGCCAGGCTTTTGATTCATTTTTCCTGGATGAATCCTTCGGCCGCATGTACCAGGCGGAAGAGCGATTCAACAAGATTTTCACCTCGTTCGCCGTGCTGGCCATCTTGATATCCTGCCTCGGACTGTTCGGGCTCGCCGCTTACATGACCGAGAAACGAACCAAGGAAGTCGGCATCCGCAAAGTGCTTGGGGCATCGATTTTCAGGATAGTATTTCTGCTTTCCAATGAGTTCAGCAAGTGGGTCCTGGTCGCCAATGTCATCGCCTGGCCGCTGGCCTATTATTTCATGAACCGCTGGCTGCAGACCTTCGCTTACCGCACCACGATCGGGTTCGGCATTTTCTTCTTTTCCGGCCTTGCCGCCCTGGCCATCGCCCTGCTCACCGTGGGTTACCAGTCGGTCAAAGCCGCCCGCGCCAACCCGGTGGACAGCCTGCGTTACGAATAACCAAGGAGGACTAAAATGAAAGAAATCACTTTGCAAATCCCGGTTCTGGAAGCCGAACAGAACATCGAGATCGACGTGCGCATCAACGGCCGGCGCCAGGTCATGAAATACCGCGTCGAGATCGTGGAGTTCGAAGCCGATGCCGAGCAGAAGAATGACTCGGTGGCCCTGCTCAAGCAAGTGATCCGCGAACACGACCCTGACTGGCAGTTGATCCAGATCGGCGCCCCGCTGGACCACAAGATTCCGGTGACCTTCCGCCAGAAGCAACTCGCCCAGTGAACAATGGACCGGTCGCTTGCTTTGTTGCATGAATACGATTGCCAAGGAGGATGCAGGATGAGCTTGAAGGAAATTTTAATGAAGCTAAGCGCGGAAAGGATGCCGGTGCTGCTGTGCGACAGCCAGAGCGAATGGGAGGCCGAATCGCTGCTCGATTCGCTGTCCGCACCGCGGCTGCGGGCTTCCGCCTACCTGCAGCCGGGTCTGTACATCGCCGAGATCAGCGAGAACGGCTACCTGGGGCGGGTGCTCTACAAGATCAAGGGAAAGCAGCCGTGATCAAATTGCGGGGCATTACCAAGTTTTACAGCAGCGGCTTTACCAAGACCTATGTACTCAGAAATATCGACCTCGACGTGCGCGAAGGGGAGTTCCTGACCATCATGGGCCCCTCCGGAGCCGGCAAATCGACCTTGCTTTATATCATCGGCATGCTCGATGACGCATCGGAAGGAGAATACCACTTCAACGACCAGGCGATCCACTCCTTAAGCGAAGCGCAGCGCACCCGGATCCACCAGCAGCACATCGGCTTCGTTTTTCAAAGCTACCACCTGATCGACGAGCTGACCGTCTACGAGAACCTAGAGACCCCGCTGCTCTACAAAAAAGTCAAGGCCGACGAGCGCAAGAGCCTGGTCGCCGATGCCCTAGACCGCTTCCATATCGTGGCCAAGAAGAATCTTTTCCCCAGCCAGCTCTCGGGCGGGCAGCAGCAGCTGGTAGCCGTGACCCGCGCCGTGATCATCAACCCGAG includes the following:
- a CDS encoding ABC transporter ATP-binding protein, which gives rise to MIKLRGITKFYSSGFTKTYVLRNIDLDVREGEFLTIMGPSGAGKSTLLYIIGMLDDASEGEYHFNDQAIHSLSEAQRTRIHQQHIGFVFQSYHLIDELTVYENLETPLLYKKVKADERKSLVADALDRFHIVAKKNLFPSQLSGGQQQLVAVTRAVIINPRLILADEPTGNLNSKQGEEIMGLFKELNQEGTTIIQVTHSEKNASYSDRVIQLLDGWMEKGEKGPGACRNAQAEGGKRLTSS